Proteins encoded by one window of Lycium barbarum isolate Lr01 chromosome 11, ASM1917538v2, whole genome shotgun sequence:
- the LOC132618204 gene encoding G-type lectin S-receptor-like serine/threonine-protein kinase B120 isoform X1 translates to MELDSVLILVLVLSCSCLPLLSSQNTVKTGESITASQKLVSAGGSFALGFFTPVNSTFIYLGIWYNTIPGKTVVWVANRESPIPQNSTAVFTIGDDGNLVIFYEKNKLIWSSNVTGELLTSNSTVGALLDTGNLVLRHGESNKLWQSFQHPTDTLIPGMRLSFNKTSGLRTVINSWKSNQDPQPGNFSFGIDSTEGRTRFYIWKHNGIYYRFDDSSKGYMRGIASYFSVTDNGNVFLTLAPLKLRVVLNPIGYLQVMVWNRNGSNKWNVEFQAPQVKCELYAQCGPFGSCGIRSGGLCRCVTGFEPKFSKDWINGKWNEGCVRKRALGCDSRDRFLKHENMKLPDHAISLGNMSIKECETQCIRNCSCSAYTCSKNARFIWLGDLLDLADDSISRISLHVRVHGSELITNGLTGNSTQRHKILIAEIVSATFALLLLISIFALIFKRKRLKGPDRIDGNSALVSSMLSGSLVGKDDMKLVQYSMQNIRDATNNFHEDNKLGEGGFGPVFKGFLAELGDVAIKRLSRRSSQGLEEFMNELKLIANLQHKNLVSLLGCCVEGEEKILIYEYMPNCSLDKFLFDSSLKVTLNWVTRFGIIEGIAQGMLYLHKYSRLKVIHRDLKVSNILLDREMIPKISDFGMARIFGTDQTQASTKRVVGTYGYMSPEYVVYGQFSEKSDVFSFGVLLLEILTGERNSDFFMTEISESLLGWAWKKWKEGRMLELIDPSIRETCDRNKATRSILVALLCVQEIPIDRPTMSDIVVMLSNETMPIPEPKQPAFRNSGQSQQLDDFSINEMTFSLPVPR, encoded by the exons ATGGAGTTGGATAGTGTCCTAATTCTTGTACTAGTATTGTCATGTTCTTGCTTACCACTTTTGTCTAGCCAAAACACTGTTAAAACAGGTGAATCAATCACTGCTAGTCAGAAATTAGTTTCAGCTGGTGGAAGTTTTGCCTTAGGATTTTTCACTCCAGTAAATTCTACTTTTATCTACCTTGGCATATGGTACAATACTATACCTGGAAAAACAGTTGTTTGGGTTGCTAATAGAGAATCTCCAATCCCTCAGAATTCTACTGCAGTTTTCACTATTGGTGATGATGGTAATTTAGTTATTTTTTATGAAAAGAATAAACTCATTTGGTCATCAAATGTTACAGGGGAGTTATTAACTTCAAATTCTACTGTTGGGGCATTGTTAGATACCGGAAATCTTGTTCTCAGACATGGCGAATCAAATAAATTGTGGCAGAGCTTTCAGCATCCTACTGATACATTAATACCCGGGATGAGACTCAGTTTTAATAAAACTAGTGGCCTACGAACCGTGATCAATTCGTGGAAGAGTAACCAAGATCCTCAGCCTGGAAATTTTTCGTTTGGAATAGACTCTACTGAAGGGCGTACACGTTTTTACATTTGGAAGCATAACGGTATTTATTATAGATTTGACGATAGTAGCAAAGGATATATGCGAGGAATTGCGTCGTATTTTTCTGTTACTGATAATGGAAATGTATTTCTTACTTTAGCTCCGCTAAAATTAAGAGTCGTTCTGAATCCTATCGGGTACCTTCAGGTGATGGTGTGGAATCGGAATGGTAGTAATAAGTGGAATGTTGAATTTCAAGCACCACAAGTTAAGTGTGAACTTTATGCACAGTGTGGTCCATTTGGCAGCTGTGGGATCAGATCAGGTGGATTATGCCGATGTGTAACAGGATTTGAACCAAAATTTTCGAAAGATTGGATAAATGGAAagtggaatgaaggttgtgtgaGAAAAAGAGCGTTGGGATGTGATAGCAGAGATAGGTTTTTGAAACATGAGAACATGAAGTTGCCAGATCATGCTATCTCCTTAGGAAATATGAGCATTAAGGAGTGTGAAACTCAGTGCATTAGGAACTGCTCCTGCTCAGCTTATACTTGTTCGAAAAACGCCCGTTTTATATGGCTTGGAGATCTACTGGATCTTGCAGATGACTCTATCAGCCGAATATCTCTCCATGTTCGAGTTCATGGCTCTGAGCTAA TTACTAATGGTCTAACTGGGAATTCAACTCAACGACACAAAATTCTCATTGCAGAAATTGTTTCTGCAACTTTTGCTCTCTTGCTTCTTATTAGTATCTTTGCCCTTATCTTCAAAAGAAAACGCTTGAAAGGACCAG ATAGGATTGATGGAAATTCTGCTTTGGTTAGCTCCATGCTTAGTGGATCTTTAGTTGGGAAAGACGATATGAAGTTGGTACAGTACAGCATGCAGAATATAAGAGATGCTACAAACAACTTCCATGAAGATAACAAACTTGGAGAAGGCGGTTTTGGCCCTGTGTTTAAG GGGTTTCTGGCTGAGCTCGGAGACGTAGCCATCAAACGGCTAAGCAGGAGGTCATCACAAGGACTGGAGGAGTTCATGAATGAGTTGAAGCTAATCGCGAATTTGCAGCACAAAAATCTTGTCAGCCTCTTAGGATGCTGCGTTGAAGGAGAGGAGAAGATACTGATCTATGAGTATATGCCAAATTGCAGCCTGGACAAATTTCTTTTTG acTCTTCATTGAAGGTTACACTCAATTGGGTTACACGTTTCGGGATAATAGAAGGAATCGCTCAAGGAATGCTTTATCTGCATAAGTACTCAAGATTAAAAGTCATTCACAGGGACTTGAAGGTAAGCAACATTCTGCTAGATCGAGAGATGATCCCTAAAATATCAGACTTTGGAATGGCAAGGATTTTCGGGACTGATCAAACACAGGCCAGTACAAAACGAGTGGTCGGAACATA TGGCTATATGTCTCCAGAATATGTAGTATATGGCCAATTCTCGGAGAAATCAGATGTATTCAGCTTTGGAGTATTGCTATTGGAAATTCTGACTGGTGAACGAAACTCAGACTTCTTCATGACAGAAATTTCGGAGTCTCTATTAGGATGG GCATGGAAAAAGTGGAAAGAAGGAAGAATGTTGGAGTTGATTGATCCATCAATAAGGGAAACCTGCGACCGTAATAAGGCAACACGATCAATTCTGGTTGCCCTTCTTTGTGTTCAAGAAATCCCAATTGATCGGCCAACAATGTCTGACATAGTTGTCATGTTAAGCAACGAAACAATGCCCATCCCTGAACCAAAACAACCTGCTTTTCGCAACAGCGGGCAATCTCAGCAATTAGATGATTTTTCCATAAATGAGATGACATTTAGCTTGCCAGTACCTCGATGA
- the LOC132618204 gene encoding G-type lectin S-receptor-like serine/threonine-protein kinase B120 isoform X2 produces MELDSVLILVLVLSCSCLPLLSSQNTVKTGESITASQKLVSAGGSFALGFFTPVNSTFIYLGIWYNTIPGKTVVWVANRESPIPQNSTAVFTIGDDDTGNLVLRHGESNKLWQSFQHPTDTLIPGMRLSFNKTSGLRTVINSWKSNQDPQPGNFSFGIDSTEGRTRFYIWKHNGIYYRFDDSSKGYMRGIASYFSVTDNGNVFLTLAPLKLRVVLNPIGYLQVMVWNRNGSNKWNVEFQAPQVKCELYAQCGPFGSCGIRSGGLCRCVTGFEPKFSKDWINGKWNEGCVRKRALGCDSRDRFLKHENMKLPDHAISLGNMSIKECETQCIRNCSCSAYTCSKNARFIWLGDLLDLADDSISRISLHVRVHGSELITNGLTGNSTQRHKILIAEIVSATFALLLLISIFALIFKRKRLKGPDRIDGNSALVSSMLSGSLVGKDDMKLVQYSMQNIRDATNNFHEDNKLGEGGFGPVFKGFLAELGDVAIKRLSRRSSQGLEEFMNELKLIANLQHKNLVSLLGCCVEGEEKILIYEYMPNCSLDKFLFDSSLKVTLNWVTRFGIIEGIAQGMLYLHKYSRLKVIHRDLKVSNILLDREMIPKISDFGMARIFGTDQTQASTKRVVGTYGYMSPEYVVYGQFSEKSDVFSFGVLLLEILTGERNSDFFMTEISESLLGWAWKKWKEGRMLELIDPSIRETCDRNKATRSILVALLCVQEIPIDRPTMSDIVVMLSNETMPIPEPKQPAFRNSGQSQQLDDFSINEMTFSLPVPR; encoded by the exons ATGGAGTTGGATAGTGTCCTAATTCTTGTACTAGTATTGTCATGTTCTTGCTTACCACTTTTGTCTAGCCAAAACACTGTTAAAACAGGTGAATCAATCACTGCTAGTCAGAAATTAGTTTCAGCTGGTGGAAGTTTTGCCTTAGGATTTTTCACTCCAGTAAATTCTACTTTTATCTACCTTGGCATATGGTACAATACTATACCTGGAAAAACAGTTGTTTGGGTTGCTAATAGAGAATCTCCAATCCCTCAGAATTCTACTGCAGTTTTCACTATTGGTGATGATG ATACCGGAAATCTTGTTCTCAGACATGGCGAATCAAATAAATTGTGGCAGAGCTTTCAGCATCCTACTGATACATTAATACCCGGGATGAGACTCAGTTTTAATAAAACTAGTGGCCTACGAACCGTGATCAATTCGTGGAAGAGTAACCAAGATCCTCAGCCTGGAAATTTTTCGTTTGGAATAGACTCTACTGAAGGGCGTACACGTTTTTACATTTGGAAGCATAACGGTATTTATTATAGATTTGACGATAGTAGCAAAGGATATATGCGAGGAATTGCGTCGTATTTTTCTGTTACTGATAATGGAAATGTATTTCTTACTTTAGCTCCGCTAAAATTAAGAGTCGTTCTGAATCCTATCGGGTACCTTCAGGTGATGGTGTGGAATCGGAATGGTAGTAATAAGTGGAATGTTGAATTTCAAGCACCACAAGTTAAGTGTGAACTTTATGCACAGTGTGGTCCATTTGGCAGCTGTGGGATCAGATCAGGTGGATTATGCCGATGTGTAACAGGATTTGAACCAAAATTTTCGAAAGATTGGATAAATGGAAagtggaatgaaggttgtgtgaGAAAAAGAGCGTTGGGATGTGATAGCAGAGATAGGTTTTTGAAACATGAGAACATGAAGTTGCCAGATCATGCTATCTCCTTAGGAAATATGAGCATTAAGGAGTGTGAAACTCAGTGCATTAGGAACTGCTCCTGCTCAGCTTATACTTGTTCGAAAAACGCCCGTTTTATATGGCTTGGAGATCTACTGGATCTTGCAGATGACTCTATCAGCCGAATATCTCTCCATGTTCGAGTTCATGGCTCTGAGCTAA TTACTAATGGTCTAACTGGGAATTCAACTCAACGACACAAAATTCTCATTGCAGAAATTGTTTCTGCAACTTTTGCTCTCTTGCTTCTTATTAGTATCTTTGCCCTTATCTTCAAAAGAAAACGCTTGAAAGGACCAG ATAGGATTGATGGAAATTCTGCTTTGGTTAGCTCCATGCTTAGTGGATCTTTAGTTGGGAAAGACGATATGAAGTTGGTACAGTACAGCATGCAGAATATAAGAGATGCTACAAACAACTTCCATGAAGATAACAAACTTGGAGAAGGCGGTTTTGGCCCTGTGTTTAAG GGGTTTCTGGCTGAGCTCGGAGACGTAGCCATCAAACGGCTAAGCAGGAGGTCATCACAAGGACTGGAGGAGTTCATGAATGAGTTGAAGCTAATCGCGAATTTGCAGCACAAAAATCTTGTCAGCCTCTTAGGATGCTGCGTTGAAGGAGAGGAGAAGATACTGATCTATGAGTATATGCCAAATTGCAGCCTGGACAAATTTCTTTTTG acTCTTCATTGAAGGTTACACTCAATTGGGTTACACGTTTCGGGATAATAGAAGGAATCGCTCAAGGAATGCTTTATCTGCATAAGTACTCAAGATTAAAAGTCATTCACAGGGACTTGAAGGTAAGCAACATTCTGCTAGATCGAGAGATGATCCCTAAAATATCAGACTTTGGAATGGCAAGGATTTTCGGGACTGATCAAACACAGGCCAGTACAAAACGAGTGGTCGGAACATA TGGCTATATGTCTCCAGAATATGTAGTATATGGCCAATTCTCGGAGAAATCAGATGTATTCAGCTTTGGAGTATTGCTATTGGAAATTCTGACTGGTGAACGAAACTCAGACTTCTTCATGACAGAAATTTCGGAGTCTCTATTAGGATGG GCATGGAAAAAGTGGAAAGAAGGAAGAATGTTGGAGTTGATTGATCCATCAATAAGGGAAACCTGCGACCGTAATAAGGCAACACGATCAATTCTGGTTGCCCTTCTTTGTGTTCAAGAAATCCCAATTGATCGGCCAACAATGTCTGACATAGTTGTCATGTTAAGCAACGAAACAATGCCCATCCCTGAACCAAAACAACCTGCTTTTCGCAACAGCGGGCAATCTCAGCAATTAGATGATTTTTCCATAAATGAGATGACATTTAGCTTGCCAGTACCTCGATGA
- the LOC132618204 gene encoding G-type lectin S-receptor-like serine/threonine-protein kinase B120 isoform X3, protein MELDSVLILVLVLSCSCLPLLSSQNTVKTGESITASQKLVSAGGSFALGFFTPVNSTFIYLGIWYNTIPGKTVVWVANRESPIPQNSTAVFTIGDDGNLVIFYEKNKLIWSSNVTGELLTSNSTVGALLDTGNLVLRHGESNKLWQSFQHPTDTLIPGMRLSFNKTSGLRTVINSWKSNQDPQPGNFSFGIDSTEGRTRFYIWKHNGIYYRFDDSSKGYMRGIASYFSVTDNGNVFLTLAPLKLRVVLNPIGYLQVMVWNRNGSNKWNVEFQAPQVKCELYAQCGPFGSCGIRSGGLCRCVTGFEPKFSKDWINGKWNEGCVRKRALGCDSRDRFLKHENMKLPDHAISLGNMSIKECETQCIRNCSCSAYTCSKNARFIWLGDLLDLADDSISRISLHVRVHGSELITNGLTGNSTQRHKILIAEIVSATFALLLLISIFALIFKRKRLKGPDRIDGNSALVSSMLSGSLVGKDDMKLVQYSMQNIRDATNNFHEDNKLGEGGFGPVFKGFLAELGDVAIKRLSRRSSQGLEEFMNELKLIANLQHKNLVSLLGCCVEGEEKILIYEYMPNCSLDKFLFDSSLKVTLNWVTRFGIIEGIAQGMLYLHKYSRLKVIHRDLKVSNILLDREMIPKISDFGMARIFGTDQTQASTKRVVGTYY, encoded by the exons ATGGAGTTGGATAGTGTCCTAATTCTTGTACTAGTATTGTCATGTTCTTGCTTACCACTTTTGTCTAGCCAAAACACTGTTAAAACAGGTGAATCAATCACTGCTAGTCAGAAATTAGTTTCAGCTGGTGGAAGTTTTGCCTTAGGATTTTTCACTCCAGTAAATTCTACTTTTATCTACCTTGGCATATGGTACAATACTATACCTGGAAAAACAGTTGTTTGGGTTGCTAATAGAGAATCTCCAATCCCTCAGAATTCTACTGCAGTTTTCACTATTGGTGATGATGGTAATTTAGTTATTTTTTATGAAAAGAATAAACTCATTTGGTCATCAAATGTTACAGGGGAGTTATTAACTTCAAATTCTACTGTTGGGGCATTGTTAGATACCGGAAATCTTGTTCTCAGACATGGCGAATCAAATAAATTGTGGCAGAGCTTTCAGCATCCTACTGATACATTAATACCCGGGATGAGACTCAGTTTTAATAAAACTAGTGGCCTACGAACCGTGATCAATTCGTGGAAGAGTAACCAAGATCCTCAGCCTGGAAATTTTTCGTTTGGAATAGACTCTACTGAAGGGCGTACACGTTTTTACATTTGGAAGCATAACGGTATTTATTATAGATTTGACGATAGTAGCAAAGGATATATGCGAGGAATTGCGTCGTATTTTTCTGTTACTGATAATGGAAATGTATTTCTTACTTTAGCTCCGCTAAAATTAAGAGTCGTTCTGAATCCTATCGGGTACCTTCAGGTGATGGTGTGGAATCGGAATGGTAGTAATAAGTGGAATGTTGAATTTCAAGCACCACAAGTTAAGTGTGAACTTTATGCACAGTGTGGTCCATTTGGCAGCTGTGGGATCAGATCAGGTGGATTATGCCGATGTGTAACAGGATTTGAACCAAAATTTTCGAAAGATTGGATAAATGGAAagtggaatgaaggttgtgtgaGAAAAAGAGCGTTGGGATGTGATAGCAGAGATAGGTTTTTGAAACATGAGAACATGAAGTTGCCAGATCATGCTATCTCCTTAGGAAATATGAGCATTAAGGAGTGTGAAACTCAGTGCATTAGGAACTGCTCCTGCTCAGCTTATACTTGTTCGAAAAACGCCCGTTTTATATGGCTTGGAGATCTACTGGATCTTGCAGATGACTCTATCAGCCGAATATCTCTCCATGTTCGAGTTCATGGCTCTGAGCTAA TTACTAATGGTCTAACTGGGAATTCAACTCAACGACACAAAATTCTCATTGCAGAAATTGTTTCTGCAACTTTTGCTCTCTTGCTTCTTATTAGTATCTTTGCCCTTATCTTCAAAAGAAAACGCTTGAAAGGACCAG ATAGGATTGATGGAAATTCTGCTTTGGTTAGCTCCATGCTTAGTGGATCTTTAGTTGGGAAAGACGATATGAAGTTGGTACAGTACAGCATGCAGAATATAAGAGATGCTACAAACAACTTCCATGAAGATAACAAACTTGGAGAAGGCGGTTTTGGCCCTGTGTTTAAG GGGTTTCTGGCTGAGCTCGGAGACGTAGCCATCAAACGGCTAAGCAGGAGGTCATCACAAGGACTGGAGGAGTTCATGAATGAGTTGAAGCTAATCGCGAATTTGCAGCACAAAAATCTTGTCAGCCTCTTAGGATGCTGCGTTGAAGGAGAGGAGAAGATACTGATCTATGAGTATATGCCAAATTGCAGCCTGGACAAATTTCTTTTTG acTCTTCATTGAAGGTTACACTCAATTGGGTTACACGTTTCGGGATAATAGAAGGAATCGCTCAAGGAATGCTTTATCTGCATAAGTACTCAAGATTAAAAGTCATTCACAGGGACTTGAAGGTAAGCAACATTCTGCTAGATCGAGAGATGATCCCTAAAATATCAGACTTTGGAATGGCAAGGATTTTCGGGACTGATCAAACACAGGCCAGTACAAAACGAGTGGTCGGAACATA TTACTGA